A genomic segment from Alkalilimnicola ehrlichii MLHE-1 encodes:
- a CDS encoding MinD/ParA family protein, giving the protein MANPRPVKVIAVTSGKGGVGKTNVSVNLAAALSAQKQRVMLMDADLGLANVDVMLGLSPRKNLSHVIDGTASLEEVLLQAPGDFTIVPASSGTQRMAELTPAEHAGLIRSFSELNHELDYLLVDTAAGISDGVMSFAKASREVLVVVCDEPSSITDAYALIKVLNRDHGVERFHMVANRVRSPEEGRQLFRKLSAATDRFLDLAIDYVGMVPEDDCLRRAVQKQQPVVTSYPGSPAARAFKDMAMRVRKWPSPAHLAGTLEFFVERLVQHSTGEVSS; this is encoded by the coding sequence ATGGCTAATCCCAGACCGGTCAAGGTCATTGCCGTAACCAGCGGCAAGGGCGGTGTCGGCAAGACCAACGTGTCCGTCAACCTGGCGGCGGCACTCAGTGCGCAGAAGCAGCGCGTCATGCTCATGGACGCGGACCTGGGGCTTGCCAACGTGGATGTGATGCTCGGTCTGTCGCCGCGAAAGAACCTCTCCCACGTCATTGACGGCACGGCCAGCCTGGAGGAGGTGCTGCTCCAGGCGCCCGGGGACTTCACCATCGTGCCGGCCTCGTCGGGCACCCAGCGCATGGCCGAACTCACCCCCGCGGAGCATGCCGGGCTGATCCGCAGCTTCAGCGAGCTCAATCACGAGCTGGACTACCTGCTGGTGGATACCGCCGCCGGCATCTCCGACGGTGTCATGAGCTTCGCCAAGGCCTCGCGCGAGGTCCTGGTGGTGGTCTGTGACGAGCCCTCCTCCATCACCGATGCCTACGCCCTGATCAAGGTGCTCAACCGCGACCACGGGGTGGAGCGCTTTCACATGGTGGCCAACCGGGTGCGTTCCCCCGAGGAGGGCCGGCAGTTGTTCCGCAAGCTCTCCGCCGCCACCGACCGGTTCCTGGACCTGGCCATCGACTACGTGGGCATGGTCCCCGAGGACGACTGCCTGCGCCGTGCGGTGCAGAAGCAGCAGCCGGTGGTGACCAGTTACCCGGGCAGCCCGGCCGCGCGGGCCTTCAAGGACATGGCCATGCGGGTGCGTAAGTGGCCCTCGCCGGCGCATCTGGCCGGCACCCTGGAGTTCTTCGTGGAGCGCCTGGTGCAACACAGCACCGGGGAGGTGTCCTCATGA